One segment of Solanum stenotomum isolate F172 chromosome 1, ASM1918654v1, whole genome shotgun sequence DNA contains the following:
- the LOC125865789 gene encoding protein translocase subunit SECA1, chloroplastic produces the protein MELVFSPPSVDWPATAVKRPSSLAYRRSTADDKVRGLIGTRSWLRGGEESLRLLGFELEKSRRRRMMTSVASLGGLLGGIFKSSDSGESTRQTYAATVSLINGMESMMSSLSDSQLREKTAALQERARRGDSLDSLLPEAFAIVREASKRVLGLRPFDVQLIGGMVLHKGEIAEMRTGEGKTLVAILPAYLNALTGKGVHVVTVNDYLARRDCEWVGQVPRFLGLKVGLIQQNMTSEQRRENYLCDITYVTNSELGFDYLRDNLATSVDELVVRNFNYCVIDEVDSILIDEARTPLIISGPAEKPSDQYYKAAKVAAAFERDIHYTVDEKQKNVLLTEQGYADAEEILDVKDLYDPRQQWASYILNAIKAKELFLKDVNYIIRGKEVLIVDEFTGRVMQGRRWSDGLHQAVEAKEGLPIQNETVTLASISYQNFFLQFPKLCGMTGTAATESAEFESIYKLKVTMVPTNKPMIRKDDSDVVFRATSGKWRAVVVEISRMHKIGRPVLVGTTSVEQSDALSEQLREAGIPHEVLNAKPENVEREAEIVTQSGRLGAVTIATNMAGRGTDIILGGNAEFMARLKLREILMPRVVRPAEGVFVSVKKPPPKRTWKVSESLFPCTLSKEKTKLAEEAVEVAVKMWGPRSLTELEAEERLSYSCEKGPVQDEVIAKLRSAFLEIVGEYKVYTEEEKKEVISSGGLHVIGTERHESRRIDNQLRGRSGRQGDPGSSRFFLSLEDNIFRIFGGDRIQGMMRAFRVEDLPIESKMLTKALDEAQRKVENYFFDIRKQLFEYDEVLNSQRDRIYTERRRALEADDLQALLIEYAELTMNDILQANIGSDALKESWDLEKLISKLQQYCYLLNDLTPDLLAANGSTYEELQQYLQLRGREAYLQKRDIVEKEAPGLMKEAEKFLILNNIDRLWKEHLQALKFVQQAVGLRGYAQRDPLIEYKLEGYNLFIEMMAQIRRNVIYAVYQFKPVMVKPQDQKKSDKVDKANTNGRGSNGATNPSPSAVSSQSSA, from the exons ATGGAGCTGGTGTTTTCACCGCCGTCCGTTGACTGGCCGGCCACCGCTGTGAAGCGGCCCTCTTCCTTAGCTTACCGTCGTAGCACTGCCGATGACAAGGTCCGAGGTTTAATTGGCACTCGCAGCTGGCTGCGAGGAGGAGAGGAATCATTGAGGTTGCTTGGTTTTGAGCTGGAAAAAAGCCGGAGGAGGAGAATGATGACTTCAGTAGCATCTTTGGGAGGGTTATTGGGAGGTATTTTTAAGTCTTCTGATTCTGGTGAGTCTACTAGGCAGACGTATGCCGCAACAGTCTCACTTATCAATGGAATGGAATCAATGATGTCTTCTTTATCCGACTCTCAATTAAGGGAGAAGACAGCTGCTCTGCAAGAGCGGGCTCGCCGTGGAGATTCCTTGGACTCCCTTTTACCG GAAGCATTTGCTATAGTCAGAGAGGCTTCAAAAAGGGTTCTGGGCCTTCGTCCTTTTGACGTGCAACTTATAG GTGGTATGGTTCTCCATAAGGGAGAAATAGCTGAAATGAGGACTGGTGAAGGAAAGACTCTTGTTGCCATATTACCTGCTTATTTGAATGCGTTGACTGGAAAAGGAGTTCATGTGGTAACAGTCAATGACTACTTGGCACGCCGAGATTGTGAATGGGTTGGTCAAGTTCCCCGTTTTCTAGGGCTAAAAGTTGGCCTCATCCAAC AGAACATGACAAGTGAACAAAGGAGGGAGAATTACTTGTGTGACATCACTTACGTGACTAATAGCGAGCTGGGTTTTGATTACCTGAGAGATAATCTTGCCACG AGTGTGGATGAGCTTGTCGTGAGAAATTTCAATTACTGTGTGATTGACGAGGTTGACTCTATTCTGATTGATGAAGCCAGGACTCCCCTAATCATATCTGGACCTGCTGAAAAACCTAGTGATCAGTATTATAAAGCTGCTAAGGTAGCAGCTGCCTTTGAGCGAGATATTCATTATACG GTTGACGAGAAGCAAAAAAATGTCTTACTGACAGAGCAGGGTTATGCAGATGCTGAGGAAATTCTGGATGTGAAAGACTTGTATGATCCGCGGCAACAATGGGCATCATATATTTTGAATGCAATAAAAGCCAAAGAACTTTTTCTTAAAGATGTGAATTACATCATTCGCGGGAAGGAGGTTCTTATAGTAGATGAGTTCACTGGCCGAGTCATGCAG GGGAGACGTTGGAGTGATGGACTTCACCAAGCAGTGGAAGCGAAGGAAGGCCTACCCATTCAAAATGAAACTGTAACCTTAGCATCAATTAGCTACCAAAACTTCTTTCTCCAG TTCCCAAAGCTTTGTGGCATGACCGGCACTGCTGCAACAGAAAGTGCAGAATTTGAGAGCATTTACAAACTCAAAGTAACTATGGTGCCTACAAACAAGCCAATGATAAGAAAG GATGATTCCGATGTAGTCTTTCGCGCAACTTCTGGCAAATGGAGAGCAGTTGTTGTAGAGATTTCTAGAATGCATAAGATAGGGAGACCTGTACTGGTTGGTACAACCAGTGTTGAGCAGAGTGATGCACTGTCGGAGCAGTTGCGTGAAGCTGGGATCCCCCATGAG GTTCTGAATGCTAAACCAGAAAATGTGGAACGAGAAGCTGAGATTGTGACACAGAGTGGGCGTCTTGGTGCAGTTACAATTGCAACTAACATGGCAGGTCGTGGTACAGATATAATTCTTGGTGGTAATGCAGAATTCATGGCAAGACTGAAGTTGCGAGAAATATTAATGCCAAG AGTTGTCAGACCAGCTGAAGGAGTTTTCGTCTCTGTAAAGAAACCTCCTCCAAAGAGGACATGGAAG GTTAGTGAAAGTCTATTTCCATGCACACTATCCAAAGAAAAGACCAAGCTGGCTGAGGAAGCTGTAGAAGTTGCTGTCAAAATGTGGGGTCCGAGATCGTTGACAGAACTAGAAGCAGAGGAACGATTGTCTTATTCTTGTGAAAAG GGTCCTGTTCAAGATGAAGTAATTGCAAAGCTACGCAGTGCTTTTCTAGAAATTGTCGGAGAATATAAAGTCTACACTGAGGAAGAGAAAAAGGAG GTTATTTCGTCTGGTGGGCTCCATGTGATCGGGACTGAACGACATGAGTCACGGCGAATTGACAATCAG CTGCGTGGTCGAAGTGGTAGACAAGGAGATCCTGGAAGTTCCCGCTTCTTCCTTAGTCTTGAAGACAACATATTCCGTATATTTGGTGGGGATCGAATTCAG GGGATGATGAGAGCATTTAGAGTGGAGGACTTACCAATTGAATCAAAGATGTTGACAAAAGCGCTCGATGAAGCTCAACGGAAAGTAGAAAATTACTTTTTTGACATCAGGAAGCAATTATTTGAATACGATGAGGTATTGAATAGCCAAAGAGACCGGATATACACCGAGAGAAGAAGGGCCCTAGAAGCAGATGACCTCCAAGCTCTCCTTATTGAATATGCTGAATTAACAATGAATGACATCTTGCAG GCAAATATTGGTTCTGATGCTCTAAAAGAAAGCTGGGATCTTGAGAAGCTTATTTCAAAGCTGCAACA GTATTGCTATCTGCTGAATGATTTGACACCTGATTTGTTGGCGGCAAATGGTTCTACTTATGAGGAATTGCAGCAGTATCTTCAGCTACGTGGACGTGAAGCATATCTCCAGAAGAGG GATATTGTGGAGAAAGAAGCCCCaggtttgatgaaagaagcagaGAAGTTTCTAATATTGAACAACATTGATCGCCTGTGGAAAGAACACTTGCAAGCACTCAAGTTTGTCCAGCAGGCTGTGGGGTTACGAGGTTACGCACAAAGGGATCCACTAATAGAATACAAACTTGAAGGGTACAACCTTTTCATTGAGATGATGGCACAGATCAGGAGAAATGTCATATATGCTGTTTATCAA TTTAAACCAGTCATGGTGAAGCCTCAAGACCAGAAAAAGAGTGACAAGGTGGACAAAGCCAACACAAATGGGAGGGGTAGTAATGGTGCTACCAATCCATCTCCATCAGCTGTTAGCTCACAGTCCAGTGCCTAA
- the LOC125865799 gene encoding protein transport protein SEC23 — protein sequence MAKRPESSVGYSVTIPPPQQGTQSPRPDTVFSPPPFPSSSAGPIFPPPIVQPNQIPSPSIKTPNLPSPANGVRTGSPAPHLSTPPGPPVFSSPLQPAAVPFRTSPATPQPIAYSSASSLPTSSPPQFSNGSVELHHQISDVTEDWTPAAESPNVLFSAHKVLKQKKLANIPSLGFGALVSSGREMSPGPQMIQRNPHRCHNCGAYANLYCNILPGSGQWQCVICRNLNGSEGDYIASNKEELRNVPELSLPSVDYVQTGNKRPGFFPVSDSRVSAPVVLVIDECLDEPHLQHFQSSLHAFVDSLPPTTRLGIVTYGSTVSVYDFSEESIASADVLPGNKSPDQESLKALIYGTGIYLSPMHASLPVAHSIFSSLRPYKLDIPEASRDRCLGTAVEVASAIIQGPSAEMSQGVVKRPGGNSRIIVCAGGPNTCGPGSVPHSFSHPNYAHMEKIALKWMETLGREAFRKNTVIDILCAGTCPVRVPVLQPLAKASGGVLILHDDFGEAFGVNLQRASGRAAGSHGLLEVRCSEDIFVSQVIGPGEEAHVDSNEVFKNDDALVIQMLSIEETQSFALSMETKRDIKRDFVYFQIAFKFSDVYQSDITRVISVRLPTVDSVSSYLQSVQDEVAAVLIAKRTLLRAKNANDALDMRATVDERIKDITSKFGSQMPKSKLYQFPRELSLLPEVLFHLRRGPLLGSILGHEDERSVLRNLFLNAAFDLSLRMVAPRCLMHRQGGTFEELPAYDLAMQSDAAVVLDHGTDVFIWLGAELDAQEGKGAAALAACRTLAEELTEMRFPAPRILAFKEGSSQARYFVSRLIPAHKDPPYEQEARFPQLRTLTAEQRTKLKSSFLYFDDPSFCEWMRSLKVLPPEPS from the exons ATGGCGAAGCGACCTGAATCATCAGTTGGATACTCTGTTACCATTCCACCCCCTCAGCAAGGGACTCAGTCACCTAGACCTGACACTGTATTTAGTCCTCCTCCTTTCCCATCATCCTCAGCAGGTCCTATATTTCCTCCACCAATTGTTCAACCAAACCAGATTCCTTCGCCGTCTATCAAGACTCCCAATTTACCATCACCTGCTAATGGAGTTAGAACTGGAAGCCCTGCTCCTCATCTAAGCACCCCACCTGGTCCTCCTGTGTTTTCGTCACCGCTACAACCAGCTGCAGTGCCATTCAGAACTTCTCCAGCTACCCCTCAGCCTATTGCGTATTCCTCTGCTTCATCTCTGCCCACATCATCACCTCCCCAGTTTTCAAATGGGTCTGTTGAGCTGCATCACCAAATTTCTGATGTTACTGAAGATTGGACACCTGCTGCAGAATCTCCAAATGTTCTATTCTCGGCTCACAAG GTGTTGAAGCAGAAAAAACTTGCAAATATTCCAAGTCTAGGATTTGGTGCATTAGTTTCCTCCGGAAGGGAGATGTCACCTGGTCCGCAAATGATACAACGCAATCCCCATCGGTGCCATAATTGTGGCGCATATGCAAATCTTTATTGCAACATTTTACCTGGCTCAGGTCAGTGGCAGTGTGTGATATGTCGTAACCTCAATGGAAGTGAAGGGGACTATATAGCTTCTAACAAGGAAGAACTGCGCAATGTGCCAGAACTATCATTACCTTCAGTTGATTATGTCCAGACAGGGAACAAGAGGCCTGGTTTCTTTCCAGTGTCTGATTCCAGAGTGTCAGCACCAGTTGTTCTTGTAATAGACGAGTGCTTAGATGAACCTCATCTCCAGCATTTTCAGAGCTCCTTGCATGCATTTGTGGATTCTTTGCCTCCAACAACAAGACTGGGGATTGTCACATATGGCAGCACAGTCTCTGTATATGATTTTTCTGAAGAATCAATTGCATCCGCTGATGTATTACCTGGTAACAAATCACCAGACCAGGAGTCTTTGAAGGCATTGATTTATGGGACCGGGATATACTTGTCTCCTATGCACGCATCTCTTCCTGTTGCACACTCAATATTCTCATCATTGAGGCCATACAAACTGGATATTCCAGAGGCTTCTAGAGATCGTTGCCTGGGTACAGCAGTTGAAGTTGCTTCGGCAATTATTCAAGGTCCATCAGCGGAAATGTCACAGGGTGTTGTTAAAAGGCCTGGTGGGAACAGCAGAATTATTGTTTGTGCTGGTGGACCAAATACATGTGGTCCTGGATCGGTTCCTCATTCTTTCTCGCATCCAAACTATGCTCATATGGAGAAAATTGCATTGAAGTGGATGGAAACCCTAGGTCGTGAGGCATTCAGGAAGAACACAGTTATTGACATATTATGTGCAGGCACATGTCCAGTAAGAGTGCCTGTCCTGCAACCTCTTGCCAAGGCCTCGGGGGGTGTACTTATTCTCCATGATGACTTTGGCGAGGCTTTTGGTGTGAACTTGCAGAGAGCATCTGGGAGGGCTGCAGGTTCACATGGTTTACTTGAGGTCCGCTGTTCggaggatatttttgttagTCAAGTTATAGGCCCTGGTGAAGAGGCGCATGTGGACAGCAACGAAGTGTTTAAAAATGATGATGCTCTTGTCATTCAAATGCTAAGCATCGAAGAAACACAAAGTTTTGCATTATCAATGGAAACCAAGAGAGACATTAAGCGTGATTTTGTGTATTTCCAGATTGCATTTAAGTTTTCTGATGTCTACCAATCGGATATCACCAGAGTCATCTCTGTTCGGTTGCCTACTGTGGACAGTGTTtcatcatatcttcaaagtgTTCAAGATGAAGTGGCTGCTGTTCTCATTGCCAAGAGGACACTTTTGAGAGCCAAGAATGCCAATGACGCACTTGATATGCGAGCCACGGTTGATGAAAGAATCAAAGATATAACAAGCAAGTTTGGTTCTCAAATGCCCAAATCAAAGCTCTATCAGTTCCCGAGGGAGCTCTCCTTGTTGCCCGAAGTCTTATTCCATCTTAGAAGGGGGCCGCTTCTAGGAAGCATTCTTGGTCATGAAGACGAGAGATCTGTGTTGCGGAACTTGTTTCTGAATGCAGCATTTGATTTGTCCCTCCGAATGGTGGCTCCTCGCTGTCTGATGCATAGACAAGGTGGCACTTTTGAGGAACTACCTGCTTATGACCTTGCTATGCAATCTGATGCAGCAGTTGTTCTTGATCATGGAACTGATGTCTTCATTTGGTTG GGCGCGGAACTTGATGCTCAGGAGGGAAAAGGTGCAGCAGCATTGGCAGCTTGCAGAACTTTAGCTGAAGAGCTCACGGAAATGCGGTTTCCAGCTCCTCGGATTCTTGCATTCAAG GAAGGAAGTTCTCAGGCTCGATATTTTGTTTCCCGGCTGATACCGGCACACAAGGACCCTCCTTATGAACAG GAAGCAAGATTCCCACAGCTTCGGACTTTGACTGCAGAACAGAGAACGAAGTTGAAAAGCAGCTTCCTTTACTTTGACGATCCCAGTTTCTGTGAATGGATGCGGAGTTTGAAAGTTTTGCCACCTGAACCAAGTTAA
- the LOC125865932 gene encoding uncharacterized protein LOC125865932 has translation MSMPMAASTTIVTGEEDKKVSVSRHSFRQPTICYEGEVLDRLLTAIKREIATARKSDISLPEKFWLKQQFSVGVNEVTRVLERMPPIPANERSSLSLKMHSTRLQVILIASDCHPRLLTKHVESLASSKKVPVVFVKDKKRGSLRLGELVKLKTAIAIGVKDKGNKFNQFISTEILHNFE, from the exons ATGAGTATGCCAATGGCTGCTTCTACAACCATAGTCACAGGAGAAGAGGACAAGAAAGTCTCCGTTAGCCGCCATTCTTTCCGGCAACCGACAAT TTGCTATGAAGGTGAAGTTCTGGACCGTCTCCTCACGGCGATTAAGAG GGAGATAGCCACTGCCAGAAAATCCGACATATCTTTACCTGAGAAATTTTGGCTTAAG CAACAGTTTTCAGTAGGGGTGAATGAAGTAACGCGGGTGCTTGAGAGAATGCCCCCCATTCCTGCTAATGAACGCTCATCACTATCCCTTAAAATGCATTCAACTCGACTTCAG GTTATACTAATAGCATCTGATTGTCATCCGCGGTTGCTGACCAAACATGTGGAAAGCTTGGCTAGTTCAAAGAAGGTACCAGTTGTATTCGTCAAAGACAAGAAAAGAGGTTCTTTGAGATTGGGTGAACTGGTTAAACTTAAAACTGCAATTGCCATTGGTGTTAAG GATAAAGGAAACAAGTTTAATCAATTTATCAGCACTGAAATACTCCACAATTTTGAATGA